Genomic window (Rhodohalobacter sp. SW132):
GCAGGCCGGCAGGCACTCGGCATCGTTTCATGCTGATCATATGGCCAGCGGTGTCTACTTCTACAGGCTCGTTACCGAAACCCAAAGCTTTACTATGAAAATGACGCTATTGAAATAGTGAAAAGATATAATGTAAAAAAAATCTGTATACGAAAAATGAGTTCAGGCTTTATAAATTTTGATAGATAATTTTTTCCAGATTTTTCGAAAAGTGTTTTGGTCGATAGTGATCATTAATAGTGTTGAGTGCAGCTAAACCAAATTGGCACAATTTATCCGGAGAGTCTATGAAGTAGTTAATCTTTAGAAATAGCTCACTTTTATCGTCTGGATCAAAAATAAAGCCGTTTACGTTTTCCTCAATAATGTAATTGGTTCCATTCTGATTGGTTACAATGACTGGCAGACCCGAAGACATTGCTTCAAATGGAGATATGGAAGCGAGTTCATTAAAACTTGGAAGTACGAATAAATCATGATCCGCGTACGCATTCAATACTGTTTCATATTTCTCATTAGGGTGCAGGTCAATTTTAGATATTAAATTGTGTGTTTTAATATAATTTTGTAATCGAGTGAAATTTTGTTTGCTGGTTTGTGTACTTCTTAGCATTCCATATAATGAAAGCCTAATTTTATCCTGTTTGAAAAGTGGCAACAGTGCCTCAAGCAGGAATAGTAAATTTTTTCGCTTCTGACCCAGCTTTGAGACAACAATAATTTTGAGGGGGTTGGAAGAGTCAATGTGCGTTTTGTATGTTTGCTTGATTTTGGTATATGGAACCGAGAAGGGTATAAAAAATATATTTCCTGGAATATCAGTATCAGAAGTTATTCTTTTGGCAGTTGTCATCCTGTATTTTGAGATAAACAGACGGACGATGGCATACCAAACCCGGCGCTTTAAACTTTCATGTACTACAGGATCAGCTTGATCATAAAAGAGAACAGGGATCTTTAAAAATTTTGCAATCAGGCCAATTTGTATATTTAACATCATAAGATCTCTGACTATAATTAAATCCGGTGCCTCCATTTCTATAACGGACTTCAGAGCACGAAAAGATTCGAAATGAAATAACTTGGTGTGACCGGAAGGGAAATAAGGCCGGCTGCGAGGTGCAAAATAGTGAGTGTTGACTTCCAGATTGTATGGGTTATTCAATTTTTCACTATTCATGGTAATGAAAGAAACTTTGTGGCCATTACTGATCAGCCCTTTTATCATTGCCGTGTAGTTAGTATGAATTCTTGGGACAGAAAAGAGAATGTTCATATATCAAAAATTTATCACGAATGAGGTAAAATGTGGTATAAAAATTTTTATTTAGCTTAGCTTTATCTTTTCAATAAATCTCACCACAATCCAACTTTTAGTATTTAGGGATCGATTATTTATTTTCACTTTTTAATTAGGTGCTTAGCATTTTTGCAATTCTACTTGCAGATATTTCAGCACTTAAATTAGTAACATCAATTGTTAATACATTAAATCCTCTCATATTTAGATATTTTTTCCAAAATGCGAATGCCTCCACTCTTTCAGCGGTATTAATATCTTTTTTTTCATTTTGCCGAATTTTAAATTTAGAATGGTTATTTGATTTTAATGAAGCATTATTTTTCTTATTTCTATTTCTATTTCTATTTCTTTTTCTTTTTTTTCTTTCTTTTTCATCTATTTCTAGAAAAACAAAAAGTGCTGAATTTAGATAAGATGAAGGATATACTTTATCTATTATTTCTACCCATTCTTTACCGAAACAACCAATAGAAGATAAATATACAATTGAGCATTCATCAGATAAATACAAATCTGATGAATAACTAAAATAGAGTGGTCCATATACTATCATTAGAGCTCTTTGTGCGGCATTTCTAAGAGTAGCATCTCTTTCATTTTTTATTTTTAACATGACTTTTAAAAAAAGGGGTAACCGGTTAGGGTATATAAGTAGATTAATAAGGTTGCGTTTATTACTCCTTAGGAATATTTTTTTTTGAGTATTTGTCTTGAAGGTATTAACGATCGTGGATTTTCCTGTACCAGGTAGTGCAATTAACTCAATATACTCCATAAGCCAATTATTCAGTTAAAAATAAATAATGAAAATTTCATGTCATGCCATCAAAAAAAATAGAAAACAGAAGGAATTTCCCAACTGTCTTCAGTAAAAAAATGTTTGTATTAATTATTTCAAAATATTTTGTTCAGTAATATCCAATTGGTTTACCAGAATTTTACTCCAAAAATATTGAATTTGTCCGTCAGCTTAATGATTAAATTAAATTATTTTCAGCTTATTAATACGCACTATGGCTTGAGACGAAGTCAATTCCCTTCACACAGCTTTACCAATTAGTTTAAATTTTAATCATTTTATTAGAAATATGAATGATAAATTTCAACTAATTGCCATTTACAACTGTAATATCATAGAGATGAATATATAATAATTAGTAGGCCCTAAACATAAAGCCGTAGCCCCGGTCCGAGGCCCTATATTCCCGGAGTTGACTTAATACTATGATTTTCGTACTAAAAATAGAATTTTTATATTGATTGATATGAAGAAAAGCAGAAAAGAACTACAGCCGGTGCTGATGTTGATCCTGACGCTGGTGCTGGCTTCGCTGGCGGGAGTGGCGACCGCAGACCGGGCAATTGCCCAGGGTATGGATAGTGTAGAGGGTGATCGCCGGGCCCTGGAAGATCTGTATCATGCCACAAACGGGGATCAATGGACCTATAATACGGCCTGGCTGGACGGTAATCCCACAGATCGCTGGTACGGGGTGCGAACAGACCGGAACGGTCGGGTGGTCCGGCTGGATCTCTACCAAAATAACCTGGATGGGACTCTTCCGCAGAGTATCGGGAATTTAACCCGCCTGCGGTATCTCAATATCAAACAGAATGAACTGACAGGCGAAATTCCCGAATCCCTCGGGAATCTCATGCAGCTTGAGTGGCTGCTTTTATCAGGGGTGGAGCAGAAAGAGCCGAACGCGACAAGCGATACCTACCCCGGAAAAGAGAATGAAGCTACAAATTCCTTCAGCGGGGCAATCCCGTACATCGGGGAGATGACAAAACTTCAGATCCTTGAAATAGCAAATCAGCCCGGATTTGAAGATACTCCGCTGCCGGAAGGATTGGGTAATCTCAAAGAGCTCTGGTTTCTATCCCTCCAGAGAAACCAGCATACCGGTGAGATCCCGGAGTCTTTCAGAAACCTGGAGAAAATGCGTCACTTGCATCTGCACTCCAACAAGCTCAGCGGAGAGCTTCCGGATATTTTCAGCGGATGGCAGGAGGCGCGATATATCAGGCTGGGCGGGAATGAATTTACCGGCAACATTCCGCCCACCATGGGGGAGATGAGAAACCTGAGACTGCTTAGTCTGTCTAATAATAATTTTACGGGCCCAATACCTGAAAAATTAACTGACGGGAGTATTCCGGCTATCAATACCATTGTATTGCAATGGAACGAATTGTCCGGTTCAATCCCTGATATAAACGTAAACCTGACGGTGCTGACTGTAGACGGCAATAATCTCTCCGGACCGATCCCCGATCTCTCCTCATCCCCGCGAATCATCAATTTAGGCCTGGGCTGGAATGATTTTGAAGGGGAGTTCCCGGATATGAGTCACGCCTACCAGCTTCGCTATATCCGTGCGCGGGATAATAATTTTTCGGGTCCGCTTCCCGCGCTGAACCCGCATAACGGCAGCCTTGCCAATCTCTGGTTTCAGAATAACAGCTTCTCCGGCCCGATACATCCCTCCATACCGGCAGCGATCAACAACGGCCGGGACCCTTTCGGGGATTTCAACCTGTCCGGCAACCGGTTCTGCGGCCCTGAGCTGGAAGAACTCGAGCAACAGCTAAGCCGATTATTTAAAGGGGTGGACTTCAGTTCCGGCGATCAGCGGGATCCTATCTGTGATGATGATTTGTGAGTGAATGTGTGATGGGGTGAAACCAAGACCTTCCAGAGTGCGAACGGAGTGAGCTCCTGGAAGAGTCTGGTTGTGCGGGCTTTGGTTAATCCAGGTGCAAACGAATAGAACTTGCTCGTGCGGACTTGGCTTGATTCGTTGAAACCTTAACGATCCCGCTCTGCGCTCAGACAATATTCGTTTGATCGGTTGGTTTCTTAGTCGTTGATAGATGGTAAAAATGTTGCTATACAAACCCGCGGATGCGGGTGAATCAAATAGTAACCCCACGTTTTAACGTGGGGGTTAGTAACGGCAAATCAAATCAAACCATCGGGCGGGATCTTACGAAGGTTTCTTAATATAAAATCCGATGGTTGGTCACAGGGATTAAATCAACGGTTATCTCTTTGAAGAATTTTACCTTGCAACAGGAGATATCTCCGCTCCACACCAGAAAAGCACCGGTGTTTCGGTCGACATGACAGGTTTCATTTTTGGGCAGGCGCGGCGCCAGGTACCTTAAAATCGAACAGAGTTTACGGTTGCGCCGCGTGATGAATGTTGGGTGTTCGCCCCGGTGTGTTGGGATCAGAAATGCACTGGGTTCTCGAACGTATAGGGAGTGTAAATGTCTTGGTTCGTTGATAGTTGGTGAAAATGCCCCGAATAACCCGCGGGTGTGGGTGAATCACATAGTAACTCCACGTTTTAACGTGGGGGTTAGTAATGGAAATCCGAACCAACCATCGGGCGGAATCTTACGAAGGGTTCTTAATAATATCCGATGGTTGGTTGCAGGAATAAATCAACGATTCTTTCTTTGAAGGGTTTTACCTGGCAAAAGGAGATATCTTCGCTGTACCCGGAAAAGCACCGGTGTTTCGGTCGACATGACAGGTGGTACTGGGGCACATGCGTGGCGCCAGATATCCAAAGATCGAACAGGATTCAGGGTTGCGCCGCGTGATGAATGTGGAGTGTTTGCCCCGGTGTGTTGGGGCCTGAGATGCACTGGGTGCTCGAACGTATAGGGAGTGGAAGTGTCTTGATTCGTTTATAATTGGTGAAAATGCCCCAATAACCCGCGGATGCGGGTGAAATGTGAATAGCCCCACGTTTTAACGTGGAGGGTTAGCGATGGTAATTAAAACAAACCATCGGGCGGGATCTTACGAAGGTTTGTAACCTGATCCGATGGTTGGTCGCAGGGATTAAATCAACGATTATCTCTTTTGAAGAATTTTACCTGGTAAAAGGAGATGTCTCCGCTACACACCGGAAAAGC
Coding sequences:
- a CDS encoding glycosyltransferase family 4 protein — encoded protein: MNILFSVPRIHTNYTAMIKGLISNGHKVSFITMNSEKLNNPYNLEVNTHYFAPRSRPYFPSGHTKLFHFESFRALKSVIEMEAPDLIIVRDLMMLNIQIGLIAKFLKIPVLFYDQADPVVHESLKRRVWYAIVRLFISKYRMTTAKRITSDTDIPGNIFFIPFSVPYTKIKQTYKTHIDSSNPLKIIVVSKLGQKRKNLLFLLEALLPLFKQDKIRLSLYGMLRSTQTSKQNFTRLQNYIKTHNLISKIDLHPNEKYETVLNAYADHDLFVLPSFNELASISPFEAMSSGLPVIVTNQNGTNYIIEENVNGFIFDPDDKSELFLKINYFIDSPDKLCQFGLAALNTINDHYRPKHFSKNLEKIIYQNL